In Arachis hypogaea cultivar Tifrunner chromosome 2, arahy.Tifrunner.gnm2.J5K5, whole genome shotgun sequence, a genomic segment contains:
- the LOC112742630 gene encoding villin-3 isoform X2 gives MTMVVSTDPAHSLSDSFAQTPTFAVVSSLVPIVGVALASMTEVSFNWISFATAMASNLTNQSRNVLSKKLMVNEESRDRLNGLNQGGPRQRVEALAALNSAFKSSSGTKSSSPKTTGRSQGSQRAAAVAALSQVLTAEKKKQSPYSSPVATRSPVVETSTSGEKYSSYCPS, from the exons ATGACTATGGTAGTTTCAACTGACCCTGCTCACTCCTTAAGCGACTCTTTTGCTCAG ACGCCGACTTTTGCAGTAGTTTCTTCTCTTGTACCGATAGTAGGAGTAGCACTGGCATCAATGACTGAAGTCTCCTTCAATTG GATTAGCTTTGCTACTGCTATGGCATCTAACCTTACTAACCAGTCGCGGAACGTTTTGAGCAAAAAACTCATGGTCAATGAAGAG TCACGGGATAGATTGAATGGGCTGAATCAAGGAGGGCCAAGACAAAGAGTAGAAGCTTTGGCTGCTTTAAACTCTGCATTTAAATCATCATCCGGAACCAAAAGTTCTAGCCCTAAGACAACTGGAAGAAGTCAAGGATCACAAAGAGCAGCAGCAGTAGCTGCTCTCTCTCAAGTTCTTACTGCTGAGAAGAAGAAACAATCACCTTATTCTTCTCCTGTGGCAACCAGAAGTCCTGTTGTAGAAACTAGCACTTCCGGTGAGAAATATAGCTCTTATTGTCCAAGTTAA
- the LOC112742630 gene encoding uncharacterized protein isoform X1 yields the protein MNDEYFINLLSHIALDLSFFLYSLSSHEVSEYCSGSLLGNISSSNMTMVVSTDPAHSLSDSFAQTPTFAVVSSLVPIVGVALASMTEVSFNWISFATAMASNLTNQSRNVLSKKLMVNEESRDRLNGLNQGGPRQRVEALAALNSAFKSSSGTKSSSPKTTGRSQGSQRAAAVAALSQVLTAEKKKQSPYSSPVATRSPVVETSTSGEKYSSYCPS from the exons ATGAATGATGAATATTTCATTAACTTATTGTCACATATTGCTCTGGATCTTTCCTTCTTCTTATACTCTCTCTCTTCACATGAAGTCTCGGAATATTGCTCTGGATCTTTGCTTGGTAATATCAGTAGCAGCAATATGACTATGGTAGTTTCAACTGACCCTGCTCACTCCTTAAGCGACTCTTTTGCTCAG ACGCCGACTTTTGCAGTAGTTTCTTCTCTTGTACCGATAGTAGGAGTAGCACTGGCATCAATGACTGAAGTCTCCTTCAATTG GATTAGCTTTGCTACTGCTATGGCATCTAACCTTACTAACCAGTCGCGGAACGTTTTGAGCAAAAAACTCATGGTCAATGAAGAG TCACGGGATAGATTGAATGGGCTGAATCAAGGAGGGCCAAGACAAAGAGTAGAAGCTTTGGCTGCTTTAAACTCTGCATTTAAATCATCATCCGGAACCAAAAGTTCTAGCCCTAAGACAACTGGAAGAAGTCAAGGATCACAAAGAGCAGCAGCAGTAGCTGCTCTCTCTCAAGTTCTTACTGCTGAGAAGAAGAAACAATCACCTTATTCTTCTCCTGTGGCAACCAGAAGTCCTGTTGTAGAAACTAGCACTTCCGGTGAGAAATATAGCTCTTATTGTCCAAGTTAA